The following proteins are encoded in a genomic region of Triticum dicoccoides isolate Atlit2015 ecotype Zavitan chromosome 1B, WEW_v2.0, whole genome shotgun sequence:
- the LOC119318836 gene encoding F-box/LRR-repeat protein 14-like, giving the protein MEDLPEALVTEILNRITTTSDLNSLSLVSKQLYKIEGNQRGAIRVGSGLCTATKALTSFYARFPNLRKVEIDYSGWTPEHGNQLDNEGLSVFSSHCSSLIDLTLSFCSFIDDSGLACLAYCKTLVSLRLNSAPKIMSFGLFSVAVGCTNLSALHLTDCDEIDNVEWLEYLGRNGSLEELVVKNCKGINHHDFLKFGPGWMKLQKFEFERKRGRYDSLIAIGDEVYDSSYDAHSMDIYDFCCESLMDLRLAHIETWPEVGLRVVLGKCKALEKLCLEYVRALNDNDMIALSRSCSNLKSITLWLKLERFSSDVSYCESRTSFTDNSLYALALNCRKLQMVDLRFTGCSRDWPSEIGFTQQGFLVLIQSCPIRVLVLNNANFFDDRGMKALSSSPHLETLELILCHAVNDVGMRFIVHTPCLSSLTLRACHKVTDVGVAELGRAHKLESLVIEHCGRVSLQAAQGVAKSVHYSSKCSDALKKKLGFSV; this is encoded by the coding sequence ATGGAGGACCTACCGGAAGCTCTGGTGACAGAGATTCTCAACAGGATCACCACGACGAGTGATCTGAATTCTCTTTCCCTTGTGTCAAAGCAGCTCTACAAGATAGAGGGGAATCAAAGGGGTGCTATCCGTGTTGGTTCTGGTCTTTGCACCGCTACAAAAGCCCTGACATCGTTCTATGCCCGGTTCCCAAATCTACGGAAAGTGGAAATCGATTACTCTGGTTGGACACCTGAACATGGAAATCAGTTGGACAACGAAGGCCTTTCTGTGTTTTCATCTCACTGTTCCTCGCTGATTGACCTCACCTTAAGCTTCTGCTCATTCATCGATGACTCTGGGCTTGCTTGTTTAGCTTATTGCAAGACATTGGTGTCTCTCAGGCTCAACTCCGCACCAAAAATAATGTCATTTGGGCTTTTCTCGGTTGCAGTTGGCTGCACAAATCTTTCTGCTCTCCACCTTACTGATTGCGATGAAATCGACAATGTAGAGTGGCTGGAATACCTTGGTAGGAATGGATCGTTGGAAGAGCTTGTAGTGAAGAATTGCAAAGGAATCAATCATCATGACTTCCTAAAGTTTGGTCCAGGATGGATGAAGCTCCAAAAGTTTGAGTTTGAGAGGAAAAGAGGAAGATATGATAGTCTTATAGCCATAGGTGATGAGGTCTATGACTCCTCGTACGATGCTCACAGCATGGATATATATGATTTCTGCTGTGAGAGTTTGATGGATCTAAGGTTGGCGCATATTGAAACTTGGCCAGAAGTAGGACTTCGTGTTGTCCTAGGGAAGTGTAAAGCATTGGAGAAGCTTTGCCTTGAGTATGTTCGTGCCCTAAATGACAATGACATGATTGCATTATCTCGGAGCTGCAGCAACCTTAAAAGCATCACACTTTGGCTTAAGCTGGAGCGCTTCTCGAGTGATGTCAGCTATTGTGAAAGCAGGACGTCATTTACTGATAACAGCCTTTACGCTCTAGCCCTAAACTGTCGTAAGCTTCAGATGGTAGACCTCAGGTTTACAGGATGTTCCCGTGACTGGCCATCAGAAATAGGGTTCACACAGCAGGGTTTTTTGGTGCTCATTCAGTCCTGCCCGATTCGTGTTCTCGTGCTCAACAACGCCAACTTCTTTGATGACAGGGGGATGAAGGCCCTCTCATCCTCACCACATCTGGAGACACTCGAGCTTATATTGTGTCATGCGGTAAATGATGTTGGGATGCGCTTCATTGTGCACACCCCATGCTTGAGTAGTCTCACACTTCGGGCGTGTCATAAGGTGACTGATGTAGGAGTGGCTGAACTGGGACGTGCACATAAGTTAGAGTCTTTGGTCATTGAGCATTGTGGTAGGGTCTCTTTGCAAGCTGCACAGGGTGTTGCCAAGTCAGTTCACTACTCCAGCAAATGTTCAGATGCCCTGAAGAAGAAACTTGGTTTTTCAGTATGA